In Pseudomonas sp. GCEP-101, one DNA window encodes the following:
- a CDS encoding REP-associated tyrosine transposase: MSRPKEVSWQEGHQALRKGRASIPGGIYLLTATTRERKPLFSDFYMGCCVARCFETGLALGANELLAWVLMPDHAHWLLQLASGESLHTSVGRLKAVSARCLNEHHGRRGALWAAGYHDHALRNEVEVLPTARYIVANPIRAGLVRRVGDYPFWSAKWL, encoded by the coding sequence ATGAGCAGACCCAAAGAGGTTTCCTGGCAAGAAGGGCATCAAGCCTTGCGCAAAGGCCGAGCCTCCATTCCCGGCGGAATCTATCTGTTGACCGCGACGACGCGCGAGAGGAAGCCGCTGTTCTCGGATTTTTACATGGGTTGTTGCGTTGCACGCTGCTTCGAGACGGGGCTTGCTCTGGGAGCAAACGAATTGCTGGCGTGGGTGCTGATGCCCGATCACGCGCATTGGTTGCTGCAGCTCGCCAGTGGCGAGTCCCTGCACACCAGCGTGGGGCGGCTCAAGGCCGTCAGCGCCCGTTGCCTCAATGAGCATCACGGAAGACGAGGAGCGTTATGGGCTGCGGGTTATCACGATCACGCATTGCGCAATGAGGTGGAAGTTTTACCCACCGCGCGTTACATCGTTGCTAACCCGATACGCGCGGGGTTGGTCAGGCGGGTTGGGGATTATCCCTTCTGGAGCGCGAAGTGGCTGTGA